Proteins from a single region of Osmerus eperlanus chromosome 26, fOsmEpe2.1, whole genome shotgun sequence:
- the pdcb gene encoding phosducin b, protein MSDRPIDEEELPVTHTGPKGVINDWRRFKLESMDQDSLPPQKRELLRQMSSPQKPNDDPRGGLNRKMSVQEYELLKEEDENSLKKYRRQCMQEMHERLSFGPKFEGVYELESGDAFLEVIEKEHRLTVVVVHIYKAGVKGCEELNSCLDCLAGEYPSVKFCRIDAVSTGAGERFHDDVLPTLLVYKAGELLGNFLAATQHLNEEFFATDVEAFLNGYGLLPEKEAPGMEAGEQADVD, encoded by the exons ATGTCTGACAGACCAATAGACGAGGAGGAactcccagtcacacacacag GCCCAAAAGGAGTCATCAATGACTGGAGGCGATTCAAGCTGGAGAGCATGGACCAGGACTCTCTGCCCCCACAGAAGAGAGAGTTGCTGCGTCAGATGTCGTCCCCACAGAAGCCCAATGATGACCCCAGGGGAGGCCTCAACCGCAAG ATGAGCGTCCAGGAGTACGAGCTGTtgaaggaggaggacgagaataGCCTGAAGAAATATCGTCGCCAGTGCATGCAGGAGATGCACGAACGCCTGAGCTTCGGTCCCAAGTTCGAGGGCGTGTACGAGCTGGAGAGCGGCGACGCCTTCCTGGAGGTCATCGAGAAGGAGCACCGCCTGACCGTGGTGGTGGTCCACATCTACAAGGCTGGGGTCAAAGGTTGCGAGGAGCTCAACAGCTGTCTGGACTGCCTGGCTGGCGAGTACCCCAGCGTCAAGTTCTGCAGGATCGACGCGGTGTCCACGGGCGCCGGCGAGCGTTTCCACGACGACGTTCTGCCCACGCTGCTGGTGTACAAGGCCGGCGAGCTTCTGGGTAACTTCCTGGCGGCGACGCAGCACCTGAACGAAGAGTTCTTCGCCACAGACGTCGAGGCGTTCCTCAACGGGTACGGCCTGCTGCCGGAGAAAGAGGCGCCTGGAATGGAGGCAGGAGAGCAGGCGGATGTGGATTGA